From Desulfobacterales bacterium, one genomic window encodes:
- a CDS encoding N-acetyltransferase, with protein MIRKANIEDVKTIHAILKYRGEKGELLARPLSRLYDHVRDFWVYVDGQTDRIVGCCALQFCWEDLAEIRSLAVDDTRQNQGIGNQLIETAFAEARQFKIKKLFTLTYKPEFFKKFGFVVIDRSELPLKIWADCIHCVKFPDCDEIAMLKEPV; from the coding sequence ATGATCCGCAAGGCCAACATAGAGGATGTCAAGACCATTCATGCCATCCTCAAATATCGCGGCGAAAAGGGCGAGCTCCTCGCCCGGCCCCTGAGCCGCCTCTATGACCATGTGCGGGATTTCTGGGTCTATGTGGATGGGCAAACCGATCGCATTGTCGGCTGTTGCGCCCTGCAGTTCTGCTGGGAGGATCTGGCGGAAATCCGCTCCCTGGCGGTGGATGACACGCGGCAAAACCAGGGCATCGGCAATCAGCTCATAGAAACCGCCTTTGCCGAAGCCCGGCAGTTTAAAATCAAAAAGCTGTTTACCCTGACCTATAAGCCCGAATTTTTCAAAAAATTCGGGTTTGTGGTCATCGACCGCTCAGAGCTGCCCCTAAAAATCTGGGCGGACTGCATCCATTGCGTCAAATTTCCGGACTGTGATGAAATTGCGATGCTCAAAGAGCCGGTTTAA